DNA sequence from the Salminus brasiliensis chromosome 3, fSalBra1.hap2, whole genome shotgun sequence genome:
CCATTTGCTTTTGTATTGTGGATATTAAGTAAGGCATCAAATAAGGAATGAGATGACAGGCTAAATAAATGTGAAGGGTTGTGTCATGAAAGTCACCACAGGAACAACACTATTGCTTTGCATCAGTGTGACCTTGGTTaagataaatatttacatttttggccTTGGCTAAAGTAGGATGATATGGAATTGTATATTGTTAAAATGGGACAAAATGTACTTGGACATCTGTCTATACTTGTGGGTAACGTGACCTAGATCATGAGGGTAAGATGTACTACGTATCCCATGCTGATTTGATATACtgactgttgtttttgttttatttctgatttttattaattttattttaaatgagtgAACAATTTTTCCTGTCTGTTCCTGTCAGTGCATTCGGAAGAGGCACTCTTCCTCCTGGCCACGTGCTATTACAGATCGGGAAAGGCCTACAAGGCATACCACCTCCTCAAAGGGCACAGCTGCACCACGCCACAGTGCAAATACCTCCTTGCCAAATGCTGTGTGGAGCTCAGCAAGTAAGAACCTTTTTTTCCAGCATGTGCTGTTTGGAAGGCTTTTAAGTTCAAGGATGATCAACACTACtgctaaatacaaaaaaaaaagtttaccaTAAACAGATTATTATGGTGTAAGACCGTGTTAGGGTTTTGCAGTGTATGCTTCAGACTGTTTGTGTGTTCTTTTTCAGATCGATGGACAGTAGGTAGATAGTTAAAGACATATTTTTTTAGACTAAAGCAAGTCATACTATGCTCTAAGACCAAGCAGTTGGCTGTGGGAGGGGGAGAAAAAGATCTAGATGCATTTTCTGAGGTAGTTGAGAGACTTTCTTGGCCGTGTACTGACAGAAATTAGGTCCAGTGTTTATttgcaatgttagcctagcatctcctgttctaaactaaagaagcaaacatcagaCGTTACATACTATATGTTGTGACTTACTGCCTCTGAGGTCAGTTTCTGCCATGTCTTTTCTTCAAACTGATTTGCTAATAATGAAATGATCCTACCGACGGTGCACTGTAATCACATTAGTTATTCTCATCAGATCCATTCACTGATTAGGCCATTTTATCCTTGCTGTTCTGCTTGTTGTGAGTGCTAATTCAACAAAATGAACACATAAGAAATGCGATTTTGTCTGTGTGGCCGTGATGAATATTTGTTAAATGAACAGACTCTTTCAGGTTCTTTTCACTGGAGCTATGCACATCTTAATGTTCATACCAAGCAATAAACCAGATTTTATTGAAGaaggttattttttatttatttttttttggacttGTTAAGTTGTATACTGAGACAATGGCTTGATTGCCACTGTTAACTTGTGGTAAAACAGATTAACCTATCTGTTCTGCCACATAATTTGCATCAAAGCTTGTTCTGTATTGGTTATGCAGCCGTCTTCTCTACTGTTCTGAGATTTACAAACCGTTAAATTGGTCTTGTGGTCTTGCTCTGTGTGAAAACCAATTCTAGGCATTGTAAATAAGGTTGAATGTGGTCTGTAATTTGGTGCTTGCTATAAAGGGAGCTCTTATTTTTCTTATCTGGAGCTGTAATCATGATGATGGCCTCGGATTGAATTTTTTCGAACTCCTCTGCCTCGCTGCCAGTTTaatttttccactttttttttttatagaaaaacACTGCGTCATAGGCAGTTCAGTTTTAACCTTGTATTACATTCGTTATTTTCCTTCATGGTGGAGATGATTTATCTGTGGCCTTTTGTTCTATTATGTTACAAGCTTTTGAGTTATTTCTTGACTGCTATGCATGTTTAAAAGCAGACCTTACCAGGAGCTTTTAGAAAGGTCTTCCAAAAGCTGTGGTTTTGGTGAGTTAACTGGTCCTGGTTTGGATGCCATAACATCACCCTCAGCATGTTCAATAGCAGACCTTTCAAGAAGGGTTTcgaagtcttttttttttttttttttgactgctATTGGTGTGTTGGGTGTAAATCTTGTGTACATAGTGGATAAGCACATTGAAGAAGGATGTTTGTTATAAACAGAGTCAGTCGCAACACCTCTATTCCACTTAAAAAGAGTGCTGGCAAGATATTATGCTGATTATCTGCATCGGCCCAAAGCAAACAGTACTCCTAAcatgttttgtgtgtatgtttccTCAGGCTGGCAGAGGGTGAGCAAATTCTCACAGGAGGAGTCTTGAACAAACAGAAGAGCCAGGACGACATCGCCACAGAGTTTGGCGACTCGTCCTGTTTCACACTGGCACTGCTTGGGCAAATCTACTGGTATGTCAGCACTTTACTGGGTTGGTTTATTAGGTGGTAATGCCACACATTGTTTAAATCAGGTCATTTAGCTTGCACGTGGTAAATGATAAACAAATCAATCAAAATGATCAAGTCAAATACAGCAAAAATTTCAATCATCTGATGACCTGTAGAGGCCAAAATAGAAAGCATGCCTAACAGCGTAGTTGGTAACTACAAATCAGGTTGCTGGGAATTTGCTTTTATTAACAAGGAGTATTTTAACAAACATATCATTAGTTTTCTAGTAATGGCACTTAATAGGAAGGCTGTTTTTTGCCATGAGCAAGTTTAGTGGTGGAAAGTGCTGTACTTCAAACAGACCAAGCTATATTTGGAGAAGGCAGTTTAACACATGGACCATTGTAGTGGACTGCTCAGAGCTCGATGTTATGTGGCCCATAATCGCTCATAAGATTAGCACAAATAAGACGATATGTATGGCTGTCTATATTTAGATAtgtctatatatttatctatatttGTAGTGTCTAGAATATAATTTATCTCTGATTAGTACTGGCACTTTAGAAATGGATCATTTCAGTCTGTTCAGCTGTCTCTGAGCtgatgtctttctctctctagcaAAACAGATCGCTTAGCAAAAGGAGCTGAATGTTATCAAAGGAGCCTGAGTGAGAATCCTTTTCTCTGGTCGCCCTTCGAGTCCCTCTGTCAGATTGGTGAGTTTAAAATTTATTCCGTATTTTTTTCTTAACTTGCTTCTGTGACCATTTTATACTGACCCTGAACCAAAGTGCGCCTTCTCTACAGTACATTTATGTTCTGAACATCATCTAACCTCTATCAGCAGTTGTGGAGCGTTCAAGTATTTGTTTTACATACTTTTACATACCATTTTCTCCTCAAATACTAATATATTTGTCTTATTGTGAATTGAGTACATTTGACACTGCAGTAAGCCTCTTTGACAGAAACGCTCGTACCCAAATAATTCAATGGGAATAGTTTGCTGAGTGAAGGCAAACTCGGATCAAAATCCTGGTGAAGGTGATGTTGAAGCAGCAGTTTAATTTTACAAGACCTAGTAAATTTTTAGTAGGGCTATtgaattaagtttttttttttttttttttttttttttttttaaataaatgaacacatgaaGTGAGGATAATCCTAGTTCGTCCTCCTGAAGCTTTGTTGCTAGTTTATAGATTGATAGAAATGTGGCAGCAGATTTGAAGCAGTAAAATGAGATCCAACCAGTCGGTTTCCATTCCTCTGCCAGCATGACCACTAGAGGGCCTGCAAAAGAGGCTGCATGTCTCTATGATGCAAAGCCAAAACATTACTAGTAACCCTCTAATATCCTGTGTTTAATGTTCCTGCGCCATGTTTTTAAGGCAGTGTAATTTTTTTAGTGGATAAGTGACAGGCAGTTGCAGAATCTCTTGTCCAGAGATCTTGTtcttatttatgtgtgtgtgtgtgtgtgtgtgtgtgtgtgtgtgtgtgttgtctgccCATGTGCACGAGTAGGTGAGCGACCAGATCCAGAGCAGATTTTCAAGctgacctccctgcagagcttCAATGGGGGCAGTGGAGGGGGTGCTCCGACTTTCCCCATCAGCCCTGCCCACACCCCCAGCCACAATATGCTCCATCGGCAGGTGGACTCCGTCCTCATGGAGACTCCCCAGGACACTTTGGTATGTGTTAAGTCTAGATATGCGATTAAGGATGAATCGATTCGTTATGATCTGAATTAAACagtaaaagaaacttaatagtTTGTCAAATTAagataaatgtaatgtttttaataaagatgtATTTAAAAATTGAGTAATTCAACTTATCATTCCTTTAATTTTCATAAATCCCTTTCAAACAGACACTTACAAATAATTTGTCAATAATATGCTTACGTCAAACGAAAGTACCGAATCTCAACACAGACCAAGATGGCGGTTTAAAAAAAGCtcaatatttatgtatttatatttttaatgtaacCTTCGATGTAATGAAATAGTATAATTGAGCTGTGCAGTTTAGACAATCAATTgtacaaaatgtacaaaatacaaGTGATATGATGCACTATTGACTACAGTTTTAGTGTCAGGGCTACTCAATATGCTAACATTCTACCATACGAAAAGGTTACCTGAGCTATTTGATATTTGAAGATTGAAGATCAATGTTAATCCATTCAGCTTTCGTGTAAACTGTCTTAGCAAGGTTTGATTAAAAAGAACAGACCCTTCAGTGCCAGGTCTTGGTGGGTAGAGTAGTGTTCAGGGTGCTCGatagtggtgctaatgtttacatggactGAGTAAGAGAAGTTAAACCTGATGCACTTTCTAGTTTTCTACTCCAGAATGAAGTGCTGGTCTTTAGTCTGCCCAGTCAGAGATGTGAGGTGGTGTTGGCATTTAGAAACGCTCTGCTCCTTTTCTGCTTTGCTAAACTCGTCACAGGCAGATTCCTAGCACCGCTTCTCTCCACACtgaatgtttgtttttatgttccTCTTAGAGTGGGCTGTGCTATATATATGGGTAGTGCGTTTCTGCTGTTGGACGGAGCACTGTTTCAGTGTATTATTTTTGAAAGGTTGTCTCTACTAGTTAGCTTTTAACACCTAAATataaatatctctctctcttgctttacTCTCATTGCTTTCTTTTCCCAGGAACTGAACCGGCTCAATCTGGAGTCGTCCAACTCCAAGTACTCGTCTATAAACACAGACTCCTCTATGTCTTATATTGACTCCTCTGTCATCTCCCCTGATTCTGTGCCCCTCGGTACAGGCGGTTCACTGCTCTCCAAGCAGGTGCAAAATAAGCCAAAGAGTGGCCGCTGTCTGCTTGGAGGCACAGCGACACTGAGTCCCCTCACGCCCAGGtaacacaccccccccccccttttttttttgtaccaatacttatttaattatctataaaatagaactttttttgAGTTTTACTGAAATTTTAAGTTGTTGCTGTGCTTGTAAGACGTCTTAGCAAAAGCTTTATAAGCAAGAAGAaatggctgtttttttgcaaaCATGTAAATTAATGTTAATGTCATCTGTCAAAGTCATAATTTGTGTTTCTTGATGAAGGTCATTAGAACAGACATTTCCtaatcttgtgtgtgtgtgtgtgtgtgtgtgtgtggtggtttcCTCCCTTGTCCAGTTTTGGAATCTTGCCCTTGGAACCTAGCCCAGGAGACCCCTCCTATCTGCAGAACTATAGTCATAGTGGGACAGGCATGGAGCCGCCTCCTCCACCGGGCCCACCAAAGAAGGTTCTGCtcttgtttttgtctgtgtgttgtAATGGAAAGGCTTGGGGCATATTTTTACCTCTTTAGTCTTTCATGCAGAGTGATTTATTCTAAGGTTCAATGGTTGCCTTTGGCTCTGATGCATCATTTATCAGTGAATAGTAACCCGTATCCATTGTTGGCTCCGCAATTTCCTTTTATCTGTTGCAGACTGTCAGTAGAATCAGCCAAGTGGGGACTAAGTCAGTGTTTTCACAAAGTGGAAACAGCAGAGAGGTGATTCCAAACCCCTTTAACCAGACCCagaccactgctccacagaccaGGTGAGTGAATTTTGGTGTGGATTAAAATCAAGCTTTAGGTTTGTCTGGCACATTTAATGAAACATGCTCTATACACCCATACAGGAACATGCGTTAATCATCTTATGTTTAAATTCTTTGTTTTGGCCATTTTATAAAAGCTTTAGCGTGTTGCCGGTGGTTCAGTGGTATTTCATGGCAAAGACCGACAATAAGAAACAAAACTTGCAAGCTCTTAGACCAAAATGCAGCATGGGTCAGAGAGTTTGTTGAATATTGCTACAGTTGTCACCTAGTGCATGTCATGAAATATACCCAGTCCATCTTTTGATTCTGTTTAATGTCTGTTATATCTGTATGAACACTAAACAAGCCAGAATTAATTGCAACTATACATAATTTTCTGCCTTACTCCAGACAAGAGAACCACAAATGCACTATTAAATGTGCCTGAATAGGGAAAAGTATGCACTCCATATGATAACTGCAGTGTGTCTGTGCTTTGTGCAGTACTACACCTCAAGTGCTGAGTCCCACCATTGCTGCTCCCCCCAACGTGCAGCCTCGGCGGAGCTCCAGACTCTTCACCAGTGCCAGCTCCACTGCCAAGGTACAACCCCCTCCTCCTGTACACCCCacaaacatactgtatatactgacCCTACCTCTTCCCTGTTTGTGTTAATGCACTAATAGATtgattaatgtattatttattcaaGGTTTTTAATTTATTCTGTTTTAGCGTCTTTTTATTGAACTTATTGCAGTCTATATTGaatcttattgtttattcatGCCTGAATTCAACAGGAGAACAGCAAGAAGCTAAAAATGAAGTTCCCCACCAAGATTCCTAAcaggaagacaaagacaaaaacggGGAAGGGGGGAATCACCCCCTCCAGTCTGAACGAGAGCATTGAGATCTTGAAGCTGGACTCGTCCATGGCTGAGGGAAAGGGCAACATCAGTTCGCCTCAGTTTCAGGCTTTCACTTTGCAGAAGGCTGCAGCAGGTACTGGAAGACCTCACATCCACCTCAAACATTAGACAGagacatttattcatttatttgggttaatGTCATGAAACCTTTTCCATCAAGTCATAAAAGGCCCGTGGCAAAAACTTAATATGGCTAATATGACAGATATTAGCTTATTTGAATAAAagcctctgctaaatgccccATGTGCACATGTAATATCAGTTGAAACAGTCTGGGAGGCTGTTCACCAGAAACACACTCTATTGGAGATGTACCTACAGGATGAGCAAGAAAGCAGGGTAAATGTCAGATGTCAGAATGGCTAAGCCCTCCCAAGCTAAATTCTCAATGGCACTGTTGTATGCCCAAGACCTTGAATGTCCAAGTTCTTGAAACATTTGGGCACCTTATTGTAACATCATTATTTGCTGTCTATTGCTACTTTCTGGACTGtcccagaaggagaaaaacaggAACCTTTCATAATCTCTCAACAGGCTGACCTGAAGAGGAAATTCTTGCGTTTATCCTACAGTGgggtatctccaaaatggaaataTAACTTCCATTTAATCTTTTGTTTTAGTAGAAATGGAGATGGGATAAGGTTTTTGTGCAACAACAATGATTATGTATGCTTTTTGtaatgttattaaatattttttaaaaaatgatctaCTAAAGCCTCTTAAGTTTGACAATCATGATTTTGTTCCCTCAATATCAATCATGCATTACCAAgatacactttttttcttttcatctttttgtTCTGTATTTCAGATGGACTGATGTCACTGATGAGAGACATTGGGCGAGGCTACCTAGCCCTGTGTTCCTATAACTGCAGAGAGGCAATTTCAATCCTCAGCCAGCTACCTGCACACCACTACAACACCGGCTGGGTGCTAGGACAGATAGGCCGTGCACACTTTGAATTGGCAGAATACATGCAGGTAAGCCCATTTCTAGACCAGTGAGCCTGTCCAATGGGGCCGTATAATGAAAGGGCTACATTAACCAGAATGTAGGTTGCAACTGTAAATTGAACAGATACCATTACAGGACACAGTCACACACTAAGCAGTTACACATTCAGTTTTAGTCTGAAGCATGTTTATATCGGCTGCTCACTCAGTCATTTCATCTGTTCCTGATTCCAGGCTGAGAGGATTTTTTCAGAAGTACGGCGCATCGAGAGCTATCGAGTAGAGGGGATGGAAATCTACTCCACTACGCTATGGCATCTACAGAAAGACGTGGCACTTTCGGCCCTCTCTAAAGACCTCACTGACATGGACAAGAACTCTCCAGAGGTAACCCAACTAAAATGTCAGGGTCTGCTTCTGCACTGGTCAATCGATTTGTTGTGTGATTTGAATAGTGCTTGTATTCTGTGTTGTGTAtgtggtttcttttttttttttttaaagatatattCAAATCGAACTgacataaaataaatgtaaaggtttCATTTTTTGCAGAAAAAAGCAAAgactttttttccctcttgcCCAACAGCCATGGTGTGTAGCTGGTAACTGTTTCAGTCTGCAACGGGAGCACGACATTGCCATTAAGTTCTTTACACGGGCCATACAAGTTGACCCGAGCTTTGCCTACGCCTACACGCTACTGGGTCATGAGCTGGTGCTAACCGAGGAGCTAGAGAAAGCTCTGGGCTGTTTCCGCAATGCCATCAGGCTAAACAAGCGCCACTACAATGCCTGGTATGATGCTAAATGGACATCTAAAGAAGGCTGTTAGCATTTTGCAGGAACATGCAATCTGCAGgccaaaaacacatttatagTTAAGTTATAGTTATTTATAGTTAAAAGGGGACAAAATAAGTGCCAATGAATCCATTGTTCTCATTTGCCAGGTATGGTTTAGGAATGATCTACTACAAGCAGGAGAAGTTCAACCTGGCGGAGATTCATTTCAAGAAGGCATTGAGTATTAACCCCCAGAGCTCCGTTCTTCTCTGCCACATTGGTGTGGTGAGTATTCATTGGGAAGAAGGAGAGTGCTGCTTTATGAAGTATCTCTGAATTATCTGGTGTAGGCAGTTTGGCAGACGAATGGTAATGTACTGTGTACATATAAGTGAACCTGGTCTCctgagcagagttctgttacaCATGGTTTTAAGCTATAAACTTGGGTAAACTTGGATTCCCAAAGTTTGACCCATCTCGTACAGTGTTCTGACACTTGTTTTCTCTCATGCTGTCTTACAGGTCCAACATGCATTGAAAAAATCAGACCACGCTCTAGAGACCCTGAACAGAGCAATCAGCATTGATCCTAAGAACCCACTATGCAAATTTCACAGGGCCTCTATTCTCTTTGCTAATGAAAAGTACAAGGTAGGCACATTGTGGGGACAGTCGCCCAGAAAGGGCAACTAAACTGGACTCTTTAGATAAGTGATTGATTTCATTATTGCTTCTaacttttagttttattttttgatTTGCTGTAAATTTTGTCTCTTTCCAGGCAGCTCTACAGGAGCTTGAAGAATTGAAACAGATAGTGCCCAAAGAGTCCCTTGTTTACTTTTTAATAGGAAAGGTAAAATAACGTTGTATGTTTAAATCGTGGtgtaattataaattatattattattattattatattgcatATAACTGATAACGCATGCTTTTCTGATAGTGAAGCTCTCTTTCCCTGTAGGTCTATAAGAAGCTCGGCCAGACTCACCTGGCCCTGATGAACTTCTCCTGGGCCATGGACCTAGACCCCAAAGGGGCCAACAATCAGATCAAAGAGGCCATAGACAAGCGTTACCTCCCTGATGACGAGGAGCCAGTCACCCCTGATGACTATCCTTATTACTCAAGTAAGCTCTCAACACTACTGTTTAAATTTTTGGAATCAGTGTTGATATTAAGTTAAAATCCATTTTTGTATATTCATTATATTAATCACATTTATTTGCTCAGGCTACTTGTCTGATCTGTTCTAAATGTGCTCACAAGCATGCAAACACAACTTTTATTGTATACACAAAACTATCAAACTATTCTAACATCAGTATTAAGAAgctatatataactatatatatatatatatatataaaaaaaaaagattctgtTTGCGAAGTGGAGGAAGCACATACACTCTCACTGACAGGAGGGTGAAAGTTAGTATGTTATATGTAACGTGGTGCGTAGACTCATGTGGTATGTTGTGCGTTACAGCGGAGGTGGAGGAATCTCAGGAGAGCAGTATGACTGACGCGGACGACACGCAACTCCACACCACGGAGAGTGACGAGGTCCTGTAACCCTTTGCTCCTGCAGCCTCCTATCTGGACTCGACAACAGATTATGCCAACCTGGAGCCAGCGGGACTCCAGCTgagatgaaaaaagaaaaaaaataggaggaaggagaagaataaaaaaggaaaaacaaactgCTGCTAATACAGTACCTCctcatttctgtattttttacttttacttgttttaccgtggttttttgttttctttttttttttttctggtttcaTCTTCCTCCCAAAACCCTCTGGGTCCCGTCATTATGCCTTATTGCTGGATCCTCCAGGTCTAGCCTTCGTCCCCATATCAGCATGGGGAATTTTACTGTCTATCAAAATccgtgagaaaaaaaaatccactccATTCACGTCAGAGACCTGAAACCTCTCTGTCTCAAACAAAAGAGAGGatcagggggaaaaaagaaaggaaaaaagcaaGCAAGCCACAAAGACAATTTCATGGACGTTTCTGTCTTAATGCCTAGGccttttgtgtttctttttaatTCTCATTTACTCTAAATAAAGACCTGTGTAAGAGTTGCAAGTCCGTTGATTCCTCTCCCCTTTTTCAGCACGGAGCAGGCATACAAGGAGGCGAGTAGCACTTTCAGCCCCGGGCAGTGGAGAGGGGCAACGCTATGTGTGAATCAAACTGGGCACTTTGTTCTCCCAGCAGGTTTACCCTCAGTCTGGACCTCCTGGATGAGAACCTAGCAATTGTCTTGAATTTGCTAGAGAAGAACAAAgtatttaagtgtgtgtgtatgtgtgtgttatgtgaCTGGGCGAGTGAAAGTGTGAGTCCTCAAAGTTTAAGTGAATTTTCcccctttttgttttgtcttaagTGTCTCAGGCTGCgtttagagaacaggtgaaATTGCTTACGTTGACTTTTCCTCTTTAGCTGACCAGATCTATGGACACACCATCAGGGTTTGCGAAGACATGAATGTTTCCTTCAAATTAATGATCTAATGCATATCAGAGAagtggaggaggggggggggaggttaGACTGAGACTACCTGTCTAAACGAAACCTTGTTGCTCTAGAAGAAGGCCTGTTTTATTTGATCCTGCTATGCTAGTCCTGTGTTTTAAACCCCCTGCTTTCACATAATGAAGAGTATTCCTTCAATTCAGACCTGAAATGACTTGTTTTTAGGCTATTTTAAAATTCGGGTGGAGTTGAACAATTTGGCCATAACTGGTGGAGTCTACATATTACAGTAGGAATCTTCTGACTGGCTTTAAGGCTGAGGAAGATGAGAAATTTCTTCTGTTGTGGTGCTTCTGATGAcaatg
Encoded proteins:
- the cdc27 gene encoding cell division cycle protein 27 homolog; this encodes MTVLQEPVQAAVWHALNHYAYRDAVFLAERLYAEVHSEEALFLLATCYYRSGKAYKAYHLLKGHSCTTPQCKYLLAKCCVELSKLAEGEQILTGGVLNKQKSQDDIATEFGDSSCFTLALLGQIYCKTDRLAKGAECYQRSLSENPFLWSPFESLCQIGERPDPEQIFKLTSLQSFNGGSGGGAPTFPISPAHTPSHNMLHRQVDSVLMETPQDTLELNRLNLESSNSKYSSINTDSSMSYIDSSVISPDSVPLGTGGSLLSKQVQNKPKSGRCLLGGTATLSPLTPSFGILPLEPSPGDPSYLQNYSHSGTGMEPPPPPGPPKKTVSRISQVGTKSVFSQSGNSREVIPNPFNQTQTTAPQTSTTPQVLSPTIAAPPNVQPRRSSRLFTSASSTAKENSKKLKMKFPTKIPNRKTKTKTGKGGITPSSLNESIEILKLDSSMAEGKGNISSPQFQAFTLQKAAADGLMSLMRDIGRGYLALCSYNCREAISILSQLPAHHYNTGWVLGQIGRAHFELAEYMQAERIFSEVRRIESYRVEGMEIYSTTLWHLQKDVALSALSKDLTDMDKNSPEPWCVAGNCFSLQREHDIAIKFFTRAIQVDPSFAYAYTLLGHELVLTEELEKALGCFRNAIRLNKRHYNAWYGLGMIYYKQEKFNLAEIHFKKALSINPQSSVLLCHIGVVQHALKKSDHALETLNRAISIDPKNPLCKFHRASILFANEKYKAALQELEELKQIVPKESLVYFLIGKVYKKLGQTHLALMNFSWAMDLDPKGANNQIKEAIDKRYLPDDEEPVTPDDYPYYSTEVEESQESSMTDADDTQLHTTESDEVL